The following coding sequences lie in one Arachis ipaensis cultivar K30076 chromosome B03, Araip1.1, whole genome shotgun sequence genomic window:
- the LOC107634392 gene encoding dynamin-related protein 3A-like isoform X1 has translation MGALGRNFLTEYHQTWRLFTSPFLHAGLFHLLLNLCSIIFIGIHLEHELGPSFSSMVDRKNEEMSTSELSGGARIHYIFQSIFVNNLEQAVTMQQMQFQQALLMQQTMTAQQAANKAATMKSATELAAAQAAEISKKLKADGPEIERKETKQKFRIIITVKNSVMKLGDNLTRL, from the exons ATGGGAGCGCTTGGGCGGAATTTCTTGACAGAGTATCACCAAACTTGGCGTCTTTTCACCTCTCCATTTCTTCATGCTGGGCTCTTCCACCTCCTCCTCAATCTCTGCAGTATCATCTTCATCGGAATTCACCTAGAGCACGAGCTTGGACCGT CATTTTCCTCCATGGTGGACAGGAAGAACGAAGAGATGTCCACTTCCGAGCTATCTGGTGGGGCAAGGATTCACTATATTTTCCAATCCATCTTTGTGAATAATTTAGAG CAAGCTGTGACAATGCAACAGATGCAATTCCAGCAAGCTCTGCTTATGCAACAAACCATGACTGCACAGCAAGCTGCCAATAAAGCCGCCACCATGAAGTCTGCAACAGAGTTAGCGGCAGCCCAAGCTGCTGAAATAAGTAAGAAACTGAAAGCTGATGGacctgaaattgaaaggaaagAAACAAAACAGAAATTCAG GATTATTATTACGGTGAAGAACTCGGTTATGAAGCTTGGAGACAATTTGACTCGGTTATGA
- the LOC107634392 gene encoding dynamin-related protein 3A-like isoform X2, which translates to MGALGRNFLTEYHQTWRLFTSPFLHAGLFHLLLNLCSIIFIGIHLEHELGPSFSSMVDRKNEEMSTSELSGGARIHYIFQSIFVNNLEQAVTMQQMQFQQALLMQQTMTAQQAANKAATMKSATELAAAQAAEISKKLKADGPEIERKETKQKFS; encoded by the exons ATGGGAGCGCTTGGGCGGAATTTCTTGACAGAGTATCACCAAACTTGGCGTCTTTTCACCTCTCCATTTCTTCATGCTGGGCTCTTCCACCTCCTCCTCAATCTCTGCAGTATCATCTTCATCGGAATTCACCTAGAGCACGAGCTTGGACCGT CATTTTCCTCCATGGTGGACAGGAAGAACGAAGAGATGTCCACTTCCGAGCTATCTGGTGGGGCAAGGATTCACTATATTTTCCAATCCATCTTTGTGAATAATTTAGAG CAAGCTGTGACAATGCAACAGATGCAATTCCAGCAAGCTCTGCTTATGCAACAAACCATGACTGCACAGCAAGCTGCCAATAAAGCCGCCACCATGAAGTCTGCAACAGAGTTAGCGGCAGCCCAAGCTGCTGAAATAAGTAAGAAACTGAAAGCTGATGGacctgaaattgaaaggaaagAAACAAAACAGAAATTCAG TTAA